One Osmerus eperlanus chromosome 16, fOsmEpe2.1, whole genome shotgun sequence DNA segment encodes these proteins:
- the LOC134036520 gene encoding cytochrome P450 2J2-like: MSAPTVKEITSALNKELQMQHDISLVFGKLFDYDDIDFQNLLQLSQESILLAGTPLAQMYDIFPWLFKCLPGPHNIIFSNYARLIFFLRKEIEKHNRDWDPFNHRDFVDTYIAEIDKTLDLFEAGTETVTNTLLFALLYMMKYSEKVQDEIEREIGLSRQPCLTDKINMPYTEAVIHETLRVANLVPLNLNRMASKDTTLGGYFIPQGTVLIANLSSVLHDKTEWEKPDMFYPQHFLNEHGHFCKRQAFFPGSAGKRMCLGEQLAHMELFLFFFL; the protein is encoded by the exons ATGTCTGCACCAACAGTTAAAGAAATCACCTCAGCCCTCAACAAAGAGTTGCAGATG CAGCACGACATATCTTTGGTGTTTGGGAAGCTATTCGACTACGATGACATTGATTTCCAGAACCTTCTGCAACTTAGCCAAGAATCTATTCTACTGGCAGGAACACCCCTTGCTCAG aTGTATGACATATTCCCATGGCTCTTCAAATGTTTACCTGGCCCCCACAACATCATCTTCTCCAACTACGCCAGGCTCATATTCTTCCTGAGAAAGGAAATAgagaaacacaacagggactggGACCCTTTTAACCACAGGGACTTTGTTGACACCTACATCGCAGAAATAGACAAG ACTCTGGACTTGTTTGAGGCTGGAACGGAGACTGTCACCAACACCTTGCTCTTTGCTCTACTTTACATGATGAAATACTCAGAA AAGGTCCAGGACGAGATAGAGCGTGAGATTGGACTGTCTCGCCAGCCTTGCCTGACTGACAAAATCAACATGCCATACACTGAGGCTGTAATTCACGAGACGCTAAGAGTGGCTAACTTAGTCCCGCTCAATTTAAACAGGATGGCTAGCAAAGACACCACTTTGGGAGGATATTTTATTCCGCAG GGAACTGTGCTTATCGCCAACCTTTCATCAGTGCTCCATGATAAGACAGAATGGGAGAAACCAGACATGTTTTACCCCCAGCACTTTCTGAATGAGCATGGGCATTTCTGTAAGAGGCAGGCCTTTTTCCCTGGTTCTGCAG GAAAGAGGATGTGTCTAGGAGAGCAACTTGCCCATATGGAactcttcctctttttttttttatga
- the scp2a gene encoding sterol carrier protein 2, with product MRAKVAIKQSRIRKPDIFPLVHSLSGTSCRRTPIMAPQRNRVFVIGVGMTKFEKPGLEDFDYPDMAKEAGQKALADAGIPYSAIEQACVGYVYGDSTCGQRAIYHGLGLSGIPIINVNNNCSTGSTALFMARQLVQGGLVDCVLALGFEKMERGSLSSKYMDRTNPMDKHMEVMINRYGMVAAPAAPQMFGNAGREHMEKYGTKPEHFAKIAWKNHKHSTNNPYSQFRDEYSLEQVINSRKVFEFLTLLQCCPTSDGAGAAVLASEDFVRRHGLEGQAVEILAQEMVTDLSSTFEENSCMKMVGYDMSKLAAQKCFETAGLKPSDVDVIELHDCFSANELITYEALGLCPEGKAGELIDRGDNTYGGKWVVNPSGGLISKGHPLGATGLAQCAELCWQLRGEADKRQVHKAKVGLQHNIGLGGAVVVALYRMGFPQEDSSPVAAVPTSSPGGGLEDFKTFSVFQEIEKKLQEEGEGLVKKIGGVFAFKVKDGPEGKEALWVVDVKNGKGSVSNDTDKKADCTIAMGDEDLMSLMTGQMNPQTAFFQGKLKITGNMGMAMKLQSLQMTAAKAKL from the exons ATGCGAGCAAAGGTAGCCATCAAGCAGAGTAGGATAAGGAAACCTGACATCTTTCCCTTGGTTCACTCACTTTCTGGAACCTCTTGTCGAAGGACACCGATCATGGCACCTCAAAGGAACAGGGTGTTTGTCATTGGAGTAGGAATGACAAAG TTTGAGAAGCCTGGATTGGAAGACTTTGACTACCCAGACATGGCCAAGGAAGCAG GTCAGAAGGCCTTAGCAGATGCTGGGATACCCTACTCTGCCATAGAGCAAGCTTGTGTGGGCTATGTGTATG GTGACTCCACCTGTGGCCAAAGGGCCATCTACCATGGCCTGGGTCTGTCTGGCATCCCCATCATCAATGTCAACAACAACTGCTCCACTGGCTCCACTGCCCTGTTCATGGCTCGCCAGCTGGTGCAGGGAG GACTGGTTGACTGTGTGCTAGCTCTTGGGTTtgagaagatggagaggggtTCCTTATCCTCAAAG TACATGGACAGGACCAACCCTATGGATAAGCACATGGAAGTGATGATCAACCGCTATGGGATGGTGGCTGCCCCGGCTGCTCCCCAGATGTTTGGCAACGCCGGCAGAGAGCACATGGAGAAATATG GCACTAAACCAGAGCACTTTGCCAAGATTGCATGGAAGAACCACAAGCATTCCACCAACAACCC GTACTCCCAGTTTCGAGATGAGTACAGCTTGGAGCAGGTCATTAATTCCAGAAAAGTGTTTGAGTTCCTCACTCTTCTACAATGCtg CCCCACGTCAGATGGTGCTGGAGCAGCCGTCCTGGCCAGCGAGGACTTTGTGAGGCGCCACGGTCTGGAGGGACAGGCGGTGGAGATCCTGGCCCAGGAGATGGTGACGGACCTCTCCAGCACGTTCGAGGAGAACAGCTGCATGAAGATG GTGGGGTACGACATGTCAAAGCTGGCAGCTCAGAAGTGCTTCGAGACGGCCGGCCTCAAGCCCAGTGACGTCGACGTCATCGAGCTCCACGACTGCTTCTCAGCCAATGAGCTGATCACGTACGAGGCCCTGGGACTATGTCCCGAGG ggaaGGCCGGAGAGCTGATAGACAGGGGAGACAACACGTACGGGGGCAAGTGGGTGGTTAACCCCAGCGGAGGGCTCATCTCCAAAGGACATCCTCTGGGAGCCACAG GTCTGGCCCAGTGTGCTGAGCTGTGCTGGCAGCTGCGAGGGGAGGCAGATAAGAGGCAAGTCCACAAGGCAAAGGTCGGCCTGCAGCATAACATCGGCCTAGGAGGAGCCGTGGTCGTGGCTCTTTACAGGATGGGGTTCCCTCAGGAAGACAG CTCTCCGGTGGCAGCGGTGCCTACCAGTTCCCCCGGTGGTGGTCTAGAGGACTTCAAAACCTTCTCTGTCTTTCAAGAGATCGAGAAGAAACTACAGGAG gagggtgaggggttagTCAAGAAGATAGGAGGTGTCTTTGCGTTTAAGGTGAAGGATGGGCCGGAGGGGAAGGAGGCTCTGTGGGTGGTGGACGTGAAGAATGGCAAAGGTTCCGTCAGCAACGACACAG ACAAGAAGGCAGACTGCACCATAGCCATGGGGGATGAGGACCTGATGTCATTGATGACTGGCCAGATGAATCCTCAGACG GCTTTCTTCCAGGGGAAGCTGAAGATCACTGGGAACATGGGCATGGCCATGAAGCTGCAGAGCCTTCAGATGACAGCTGCCAAGGCCAAGCTCTGA